One region of Malania oleifera isolate guangnan ecotype guangnan chromosome 6, ASM2987363v1, whole genome shotgun sequence genomic DNA includes:
- the LOC131157933 gene encoding pectinesterase inhibitor 3 has protein sequence MESATFLLRISLCLLLFFSLCSKSEVAAEKDLVQSSCAHASYPTVCVKTLSAYAGTAETPGELAGAAVNVSLGRARKLSGYLSMAAAGLRSGSKRVRAAVRDCSEQMSDTVDELRRTLGELKQVANGGAGSGQFRWHMSNAETWVSAALTNEDTCLDGFDGVDGKVKADVKRRINNVARVTSNALYLINRLDDAHP, from the coding sequence ATGGAATCTGCTACGTTTCTCCTCCGTATCTCTCTTTgtcttctccttttcttctctCTCTGCTCGAAATCTGAAGTAGCCGCCGAAAAAGATCTGGTTCAGTCGTCCTGCGCGCACGCCAGCTATCCCACCGTCTGCGTCAAGACGCTGTCGGCTTACGCCGGCACCGCCGAGACGCCCGGCGAGTTGGCCGGAGCTGCCGTGAACGTCAGTCTCGGCCGCGCTCGGAAGCTCTCCGGCTACCTTTCCATGGCGGCGGCGGGGCTGCGGAGCGGGAGCAAGAGGGTGCGGGCGGCCGTGAGGGACTGCTCGGAGCAGATGTCGGACACGGTGGACGAGCTGAGGCGAACGCTGGGGGAGCTGAAGCAGGTGGCCAACGGCGGCGCTGGCAGCGGGCAGTTCCGGTGGCACATGAGCAATGCGGAGACGTGGGTGAGCGCGGCGCTGACAAACGAGGATACCTGTCTGGACGGCTTTGATGGCGTTGATGGGAAGGTGAAGGCGGATGTGAAGCGTCGGATCAACAACGTCGCTAGGGTTACCAGCAACGCGCTGTACCTGATCAATCGCCTCGACGATGCCCATCCTTAG